CCAGTGGCTTACCTTGGGATCTTTTACCTCAGCCAATTTTGAGAAATGTACTTATGACGTCAGATAGCAGATGGTCATCGAGACACGCTATGCCCTTATGATCACAAAAGCCCTGACATTATCTTCGAaatcgattttaattaaaagaagtaCTTAAAGGGTCAAAATGTAAAGTCAtcttgtttaaattaattacggtTGATAACTTTTTCTTCGAATATTAATTTGTGGAACCTACCAAGGGCAAActgaagtacatacatcttcTACAGAGTTCTTTGAAGGATCGTAAGATTGTTTTTCATTTAATctgtttgtttttgaataaatctttCAAGTAGCAATAAGGACTTACCTAACAGCAATGACGTAATAAGGCCAACAATTAGCAATATCAGGGCCGATCGCACGTCGGTAGCTCTAGCGGAGGCGAAACCGGGAGGCGGCGCGCACTGTGGCATGTCGGGCACTAAGGCAGCTTCCAGACGAGCCAGAGCGCCACCACTTCGGAGCTGCAGAAGTCTGAACACAACCAACAAAGTATGACTCGAGCCTAACTTAAGTCCCAGCACTAAGAACATTTTCAGGTTTTCCTGTCAGCAGAGATGAGCCAGTATGGGACACATCTACGTCCCTTTTGCAAGGACGTCTTGTGCGAGACGTCATTAACGccataaataagtacatagtaaAACGCCATGATCTCTCGAAGTATTTAGTCAAGTTGATTAATTTAGTCTTCCCGTCTGCATAACATGGAGATTATGAGAAAAGATCAGTCATCCGGAAATCACCTTTAGCATACATTAAAATGCATATAATGCAGTAAGATTTCGTCATTGAACAcatacttattaattaattctctTTTGACTCTATTGTAATCTCAGctgcatttttaaatgttttgttcttaaaagaaataaataaataacgctAATTAATAAGCATCAACATCATTAGTTATAAACTTATAAGTAATTCATAAAGGTTAAGCTTTCAGCCTTTTGGCAAACAAATATTTCTCCAGGCAATAATCGCCTTATTGAGTAACGATGAGAATTACTGATCATTATAGGATAAGCTTCGGTTCATCGTGCtacttttgtgtaaaaaaagttgttgttattatttactcACAAAACTTATCAAAGATTATTGGCTGTGCGAGTAAGAATTCTTAATTCATTTATAACTAGCGgtcgcccgcgacttcgtctgcgtacattttatttttatcataagcGGGCTAACTACAAATTTTAGAACCCTCACTTCTAAAACAGGACTTCCATGCGAACTATCAACCCTCGTTAAACCCCATAAGGAATaggtttttttaaaattcctccttaatacatacatattgtcTTCCGTCTATAAAGTACCAACCTCccttcaaacaaacttttcaaaattgtcTGGCCGAATTCATTTATGAACATCGTCGTCCTTGACAAATAATTGAGGTGACAACTTGGCTTGCCGATTAAAATCTCTTTCAAGAAGTTAACGTAAAATCTTTCTTCCTTGATCAATTATAAACTGTACTTTATTGTTGACATTGAGGAGAAAATAATGTATgctcataaaatatagcttccTACAGTAATTTCGTAGTAAACTATTAAGTTCACCCTTGGCAAGGAGTGAGTTCCGTATGTCAGAAGAAGTCACAAAGTCACAATTAActtacagataaaaaaaaaaaaacccaacgaataaaaaatattttttaccgtcTGTCTTTGGagaatacttaaattatagctAGGTCGATTATTTAAGCCTTATAAGGTTGAGTTAACGCAAGTacaatattttctaagaaacaGCTCAGTACTAAAAGTCACATAGTCAAACCAAGTACCTATGTGTAATTGTGCTTTAAGGATTTTTACCTCAATGCGCTTGGTACGTTTGAAAAGCGAATTTTCTccgaaaattattaaaaagaacacAAATACAAAGTTCAAATATAGAACGTTATTGAGTTACAAGCACTCGTACTTATAGCAACTcaaaggtacctatttataagaATTTGATAATTCACTACattcagttttatttgatttcgtgAATATAGAATTTACAAATTGTTGCTCCCTTGCAGTTCTTTACATAGTCGGTAACAGTGCAAAAAGGTGTAaagtatttaggtacctaagtttaaaaaaaatattcttaacgCTAAAGATCAGAATATCGTATTGTAATAAATATCGataaagcgttattttctacaatattaacgaatatttaagtttcatttaaattgatttatcatGACTGTCTACATTTTGACACTCGTTTTTATGTACAAGAAACTAATATAATATCTGTTTTCGTACAGTGAAATCAGTTCTCAAAAACGTAACTGTCTTTATCTAAAACGTACATGTTATAATTTCACACATGTAAAGATTCGTTTGCACTACGCTGCCCAAGTCACGTAAGCACTTTCTGACTTTATTCTCATAAACTTGCacttttaagtaagtataataaaataatgcagcTATACCTGTTTTGTGGGTCAATGACACCGTGCgtcttttcataaaaaaaaaacattatgctCACGCCTTTATCGACTTACTGCGGATTATCACCTGCGTAGGCCGAAAAATAATCTTCTTTGCGTTTAAGAAAATACTATAAAGTAGTTTGCAATCTGTgatttaacataaagaaaaaaaaagtaccaAAAATAAAGAGCGATGTTGCAAATTGTACGTATTACAAACTCGTGACCCCTAGTAGTTTTTAGCATCATTGTGGCAACTCGTTTAAAAGgtgttataggtacctaaataaacgAATACCTCTAGTATTGATATCTAAAGAAGATAAGATCCAAAACCAACTTACGAAAGCAGTGTAGGTCTAGCATAGGGCGACTGGCGAGGCAGTGGAAAGGCGAGGTGAGCCCGAGTCGAGTGCACTGGCAACTCCCTGACAGCACAGCGACCACGAGCTTGACTTAAAGACCTGTCAGAAACAAAGAGGTTTAACGACCggtcccaatattttatctatcttttATATTGGTTActggagatagaattttgatattagccccatacaagtagtGTCAAATTCCTGTCTCTAGTGAACACCGCAGATAGTAGAATAATGGAAACTGTCGTTAATTGATATATATGACTGTTCTGCAGGCAATacgttttacaaaaaagaaatacataagcCTAGCCCTAGGCAACCACCCAAACTAAACTAACTAAGCAAAATACACAaggctattaaattatttcccaTTCTGAAGGCAAATTTGGTGCGAATCTGTACGTGCTCTCGGAGGCACGATAGTGTTTCCAAAATGTTGATTGAGATAACAATCAATTATCCAGGCATAGGCCAACCGCACACACAGCTTGGCATAAATTGCTTTTGTATTCTTGTCTATGTACCCTATGTACCCTATGTACCCTATGTACTCATGTACTCTATGTACCCAACATATACCCATATTACCCTAGCACCTATTAAATAATCATTGTTCAAATTAATAAAGGTCAGTAGGTATTCACCTACACAGCAAAGACTCATTTCACTTGTCTTCCAAGTAGATACCTAACACAACTAATTCTTAGATCTGAACTATATTAAACTACTTAAGCAAATAACAACACATCCAGGACATTCTAACGAGATTCAAGCGCTAATGATACAGTAAACACACGTTATATATCATTTACTTAGCAAATATACTTATTACCTAACTACTAAACCTGACTAGCTTGTTATATGTGCTatactaatttattaatcaCAGCACTAAattctaatgtttatttatttccatgctacaaaatataaactttGTAAGACGGATCCCCGTACAAAAGCAGACTAAATAAACACAGCTAAGCCAACAATACTAAAGTTCAATGTGATATTCATTTCAGAGCATTCAATAACTTCTATATTTACACTCACTTGCATTCAAGTGTGAATTGCAACAACTTCTTGACGTGTTGCGAATAATATATACTTTCAACAAAGTGCAAACTTCAGGCATCGGCTTCTAAACTTTTACTTCGTTTCacttaagtttattttctactttaaaATAGGTACTCGTGCATGTACAGTTTTGTCGACGCCATTTTTCCATTTTGTAAGTGGCCAGCCATGGAAGGGTTTGAAGTGAAACGTGCAAGCAAAGATGCGATGTCAAAGGAAAAAAGTTGTTATGAAGCAAATACAAGACTAAAcaacactaaaaaaatatgatgggcaaaattttttttttagttgcaaaatttaaaaatgcGAGCTAGCCATTTTACGTTACCGTAAAGTCGATCGCGCTACCCTTTGTCCCGCAAAAAACGCATAATCCTGCCTCGCGGCTCGCGCCAATCCCTCTACGGCTGACGTCACCAAATTGTCAGCGTCAGAATAGCCTCGAATGTAAAAAGCATTCAGCTGCACGTCTTTTGTCGACTGcaatataaacaaacacattgtacattatatacatttttgtaGGCGCAAAATCCTGTATTTTATCGCAACGACAACAAagattaattatgtataaacaCCGTCTGCCTGAAAAATGACATGAAtgagaagggagtgagtgtcagaaAGACGATAAGGAggcatccatcctccgagccttttttcctaactatgtcggggtcggcttccagtctaaccggatgtagctgagtaccagtgctttacaaggagcgactgccctatctgaccccctcaacccagttacccgggcaacccaataccccttggttagactggtgtcagacttactggcttctgactacccgtaacgactgccaaggatgttcaatgacagccgggacctacagtttaacgtgccatccgaaacacagtcattggcgtctaagatatacttagaaagtacatacaaacttagaaaagttgcattggtacttgcctgccctggaatcgaacccgcgccctcatactcgagaggttggttctttgccaactaggccaccacgacttttttaaagACGATAAGGAGGCATGGAAGACATATTgagccaaccccaaataaaattgaggaCAGGACTCCTGCCCTTTTCCCAatgttatgtttgttttaattttatttgtccaTGTTTATGTGTAGGTTTTGTATTTTCTGAGGTTTTCACGAGATCAACTGTCTTTACCTCCTGCGCGAACCACCCAAGCAAACCTTACCATAAGGTACATTTGATCAGCTCCGTTCCTAATGTACCCGATCTTGAAGTTGGGTGAGTGAAGCACGGCCGCTATGGTGTCGACGCTGGCCACTCGGACCGACAGTACGGAGGTGATGAACGCTGCGTAGGCGTTGTATGTGACGACGGCGAAGAATAGGCACACGATGAGCAACACGCTGGCGGCAGGGTTGGAAGGTGTCCATGTGCCACCTACAGGAAACATCAATAACTAAGCatttacttaaaaagtaaaatcaatagcttaattgttttactgttacataacaataaaaatcaggatatttttatcaaggcttgcttcatatttatttactctcatCACCCGCTTTGAGCTCCGTCCTAGTAAAtatgtgtgaaaaaaaaaacaatttgtgtaaataaaaatgataacaaCGCTGAAAACCTTCAACCTAAGACACAATATTTGCAACGTGGCATTCAAATACAATGTCTAACTAAGCTAAACTTGAATCGGTCATCCCCGCGACCACCTTGCTAACATGCTAATATTTTTCACCTCGCTGGAGAATTGATACTTATGCATCAAAAAGAGCAAACGAATAATGTATTCAAAACCATACAATATTTCGGTTGTGTTATAAAATATGCGTGGACGAGTGAAGTTGATATTGTGAGTTTATTTGacttttttaacattaaaaagttttgatgtTCACAAAATAGGTATAGGCGACCTATTATGTTTCGGGGCGGCTCCAGTCTTCTAAAAAGGTTTAATCTACATTCCAGATAAACTTCTGGAAACACGCCGTAGATTTATCTCGTCGCCTAAATAACATACCTAATTACCTTGAAAGTACTTTCGTAATCTAATACACCGGTACtaagattaattaaattctGACTTAGTGTTCCCGTAAGGTTTCTTAGTCATGaagaattaatttcaaaaccttagtttttactttaaatttttaagtaagtaattaGAAAAgtattcatgaaaatgttactAACATCACTAATAACGTTAGCCATCttattaaaaggttttttttaacgtatattttttttcctttgtaaAAATTTTGACACCGTTAAGAATAACTTCGTTATCATTGTGACACTACCCAAGCAAATATCAGTTAACACTAGTGACCCTCgaagctttaaaaaaatcttgttttaacaccagcaaatattgtttttatttactgtccAGTAAATCAAAACCTAAAGTGAACTTACTGTTGACCTACAATGATAAAAATTGGCAAGGTTTTTCGATAtgacttaaaaacaaaacatgaatttGTAATTACACGTCACTTTTTATCATTACGTTCGTTTTTCTTtgtatcattattcatttctgAAACTTGTTCACCCATATAAGAGAGGACAAGAGTGAAAATGCAAATTTTTTATTTGCCATTTTTCCTTATACCAATGATATCATTAAGAGAAATTCATCTCTAATCTACATTATGCGTAGATAGATAGGAACAGAGAGTACTCAGAACAGATTTTCAAGCTTCATGCATACCAAGAAACATCTTTCTTTTTAAGAacctaacaaaataataaacagacAAAATATACCTTGCTGACACAATATCCCAGTGGACCATATCAAAGCTTCAGTGTAGCCCATGCGTCTATCATTGGCGCATACCGTCGAGGTAGCTCGGCTGATGATGACGATAGCAATAGCTGATATCAGCACAACTGCCAAGACACATGCCACGAGCCTCACGCTGAATGGAGCCAGGAATATGTCCCGGACTGTCGATGTTTCTTGCTGGCGAATGTAGATATTGCACCTGGGAAGCCAAAAAATTAGAACTAAAATAGATTTCATAAATGTAAGTAACATAATAATCACTGAAACCGGTAAGctgatgaaattaattaatcatgGCAAGTTCGAAagtaatgttttttctttaccGTTTGTTATGTAATTACTTATGTGTAAGTATGTATACTTCCAGTCTTCAAAGTATTTCTTAAGCAAGGACAAATAGGAACTGTAGCAATATTAAGAACCCAGTGattgtttatcttttatttatttcttattatctTCACAAATGCTGTACATTCTGCCGCAGTAACGTCTGCGTCAGGACCCCTGTCACAACTTACCGCGGCCTTTCAATGTACCTATAAAGTTTGTTTCAATATCAAAACTCAAATGTTTGAGTATCTAAATAAAGCTGACCGTTTAGACACAAAgctcttgtaaatatttacagtCTGGACTCGTTTTATTATAATCCTTgacacaataatttatattatttaagcaAATGAtacatttttctattatttctatattattCCGCATGTAAacgcataaaaaaatatttaataaatgaaacgaaaactttttgatttttggaATGCTGGACGTGCTTAGGATAAAATCCCGataccatatttttattttccatcgACGtagaacatattattataaaactgaactgaactaaatatttaaagtaagccCGCTGCTGGTCCCTCGGCAATCTTAGTTTAGTTCAAGTAATCCAATTATGCGCCCACATAATTTTGCTTTTCCTGAAAATCCGAAGCCAAGAAGGTCCAGTTTTTGTCAAGTGATCAACTTACCAGCAAGGAACTTAAGTAAAATTCATATCGCTTCGGAATTGTTCGGTGTATTAGCAGATTTCTCGATGTAAAGAAGAAAATCTCAGAAGGATTTCTCATTTCTAAGAAAATCGGCTATTCCTTGTTGTGAGTATTTTCTGAGAAGTCTCAACGTTATTGAGTGAAACTTGCTCCGAACTTGGTATTATAGATTACTCGCCCACACGAAAGTTAGGAGTGTAGTTATTTATACTGTTATAAGTGACACTCACATTGTTTCGGCGATGGGGAAGATAAAGTCCATGTCTTGTAGTCGAGTCGCGTGCACGGTGACGGGTTCAAGGGCCACGTCCACGGTATTGTCCATCAGTGCGCCTAGGAGGCCGGTCCATGTTCCCTCGTACGTGCGAAACCCCAGCTTACTATAGTACCGAGTCGATGAACTGGCGACAAACAATACTTTGTAAAGCTGAAAAACTTTATGATCATCAATCAATgctaacaaacaaactatcaatctttcttaataaaaaagtcACACGTatggaaaacaaataaaattgaaatttatttatgaaataaaatattttgagtttttccattttctttttaaaagttataaaacatttcttttaaaCTTACGTAGTATTCAATCTCACTGTCAAGAAATGAAGGATGTCATCCAACATAGGCTCTGAAGACGGACCCTCGTCATCCAGCGAAGGATTGCCATCACCCGTGGAGTTACATCTCCCTACCACTAGCTCCTCGCCCAAGAAGGTGCGGGACTCCACTGGGTAGGACACCTCCACTCCTGACATCGACTGACTCGGGCTCCAATTACCTgcattacataattatgtaaatacctcTATACTTATAGAGAAAAAACCCTACATATCTATTACTTTATCAGGATCGATCGATaacattttcacaatttattactATTTCGGATTAGATTCAATAATAAGCCTAGAAAATAGATTATGTGTTTTAACAATATCATTCATAAATCGTTCTATATTCCGCATTTTTATCCTGTTGATAAATAGAAGACGATGATTTGTTATTGCAACTCACCTAGAAAGTAGGCATAAAGCGTTGAGTTAGCGCGTACTTTAAAATACTGCAAAACACTAATGACTCTCTCCGAATGTTCCAGACGGTGCTGTTGATTCCACTTCTTGAACTGAGAATACAGTGAGAAGCGACTTATATTCAACATAGTAAATGTTCTTGAATAATTGTAGTTCGTAACTCCAGTCTGGTACAGCGGAAGGACATTTCCGTCccttttataagttttattccTTGTCAAATTTCTGAACCTCTCCGAAGTACGAT
This genomic window from Helicoverpa armigera isolate CAAS_96S chromosome 13, ASM3070526v1, whole genome shotgun sequence contains:
- the LOC110371566 gene encoding uncharacterized protein LOC110371566; its protein translation is MKFHALVSVIILGPALSVNAYCPEAALAPLPFVLEYAVWRGWRQAVIYSPDIEPGCQWAIVRLMKCLSINGVASASESLHNVRLRANLGIIILSPRLRRNATANFTKLVNKLHHLHMDTSSYDWLIAARSNQDFNYINEVLNVTSVRFDQNIVVAYTQNKYVPETNKLGLCDVNFIYKGRSNYFSQRPRDYGSHYNKYQNVHRNQNIKTEYERNYYRTSERFRNLTRNKTYKRDGNVLPLYQTGVTNYNYSRTFTMLNISRFSLYSQFKKWNQQHRLEHSERVISVLQYFKVRANSTLYAYFLGNWSPSQSMSGVEVSYPVESRTFLGEELVVGRCNSTGDGNPSLDDEGPSSEPMLDDILHFLTVRLNTTSSTRYYSKLGFRTYEGTWTGLLGALMDNTVDVALEPVTVHATRLQDMDFIFPIAETMCNIYIRQQETSTVRDIFLAPFSVRLVACVLAVVLISAIAIVIISRATSTVCANDRRMGYTEALIWSTGILCQQGGTWTPSNPAASVLLIVCLFFAVVTYNAYAAFITSVLSVRVASVDTIAAVLHSPNFKIGYIRNGADQMYLMSTKDVQLNAFYIRGYSDADNLVTSAVEGLARAARQDYAFFAGQRVARSTLRSLSQARGRCAVRELPVHSTRAHLAFPLPRQSPYARPTLLSLLQLRSGGALARLEAALVPDMPQCAPPPGFASARATDVRSALILLIVGLITSLLLGLGEYCWKNRKELKAFLAGFYRRVVNIVMH